One genomic segment of Chloroflexota bacterium includes these proteins:
- a CDS encoding sigma-54-dependent Fis family transcriptional regulator — MAYNVLIVEDELHARQYIAAFLQQQGYEVTEAATYAEAIQALQRGQGDIVLLDIQLPDAYGLTLLDEIADWPNRPPVIVITGYGSIETAVEAMRGGAYDFLQKPIKFKRLLQSLKRLEEIVAMRRELALWRQQQATNFVAGTSPAMQALLAQAQRAAEVSATVLITGETGTGKEVLARYIHESGPRADKPFVPINCAAVPDTMLESELFGYEAGAFTGATKRKPGLMEVADGGVLFLDEIASLPLDMQAKLLRALEERVIRRMGGTKWIPVDVQVLAASNRDLQEMIAAGKFREDLYYRLKVLELRLPPLRERREDIPALVGFFVRQLAPRMGKQVRDVNPRVLQALEAYDWPGNIRELRNAIERALLFCDGDTLELEHFPPEIVR; from the coding sequence ATGGCTTACAACGTGCTTATCGTAGAAGACGAACTTCACGCACGGCAATACATCGCGGCGTTCCTGCAGCAGCAAGGTTATGAAGTGACCGAAGCAGCGACTTATGCCGAAGCCATTCAGGCGTTGCAACGTGGGCAAGGCGACATTGTGTTGCTCGATATTCAACTGCCCGATGCTTATGGTCTGACGCTTTTGGATGAAATTGCCGATTGGCCGAACCGCCCCCCGGTGATTGTGATTACCGGCTATGGCAGCATTGAAACGGCTGTGGAAGCCATGCGCGGCGGGGCTTATGATTTTCTGCAGAAGCCCATCAAATTCAAGCGGCTTTTGCAATCGCTCAAGCGTTTGGAAGAAATTGTCGCCATGCGGCGGGAATTGGCGCTCTGGCGGCAGCAGCAGGCCACGAATTTTGTGGCGGGCACCAGTCCAGCGATGCAGGCTTTGCTGGCGCAAGCCCAGCGGGCTGCGGAAGTTTCGGCGACAGTGCTCATTACAGGGGAAACGGGTACCGGCAAGGAAGTGCTGGCGCGCTACATCCACGAGAGCGGGCCGCGTGCCGATAAACCTTTCGTGCCCATCAACTGCGCGGCGGTGCCCGATACCATGCTGGAATCGGAATTGTTTGGCTACGAAGCCGGCGCCTTTACCGGCGCGACAAAGCGCAAGCCCGGTCTGATGGAAGTGGCTGACGGGGGTGTGTTGTTCCTCGACGAAATTGCTTCTCTGCCGCTGGATATGCAGGCTAAACTGCTGCGCGCCCTGGAAGAACGCGTCATCCGCCGCATGGGGGGCACCAAGTGGATTCCGGTAGATGTGCAAGTGTTGGCGGCTTCCAATCGTGACTTGCAAGAAATGATCGCAGCAGGCAAATTCCGCGAAGATCTTTATTACCGCCTCAAAGTGCTGGAATTGCGCTTGCCGCCGCTACGAGAACGCCGGGAAGACATCCCGGCGCTGGTGGGATTTTTCGTGCGGCAGTTGGCGCCGCGCATGGGCAAGCAAGTGCGTGATGTCAACCCCCGGGTGTTGCAGGCTTTGGAAGCCTACGATTGGCCCGGCAACATCCGCGAACTGCGCAATGCCATCGAGCGCGCTTTGCTCTTTTGCGATGGTGACACGTTGGAATTGGAGCATTTCCCCCCAGAGATTGTCAGGTGA
- a CDS encoding PAS domain S-box protein, with protein sequence MVMRLLSSPAGVPPALVALLEHVGLPAILVAGRGSRIVAGNLEASRQSGYSREGLSRLGWEQLFPEISWEMLAELEGREIVTFLQRRDGSSRQISCEASRLGEKGDLWLVTFTLPAGRGEKVEVRESVLERVIRQSVEGLEDDDPDAMLERLLMEISRIVQSAWGALYLLESPAYRLRSRVGAAPELPLILPLQDSEQFKQPHRFGPTEVAATALHAVVRTAEAPYIIAAPLGQGQALEGFVVFGYVQQPPAGMLRRVAILARGLRQVMLCRLHSHRAREEELRARQVWGVTRVLLQHAYEGILIFDDELRLRGLSHAAEALLGYEQKEIIGAAFADLLVGEVALETAARHALALNQPQAIGAHLLRRDGAEFPVEVRLVPCVPDGDDRPQGLVVLLQDLSKEEQYRLQTQRLMWRAMLGDVLASFAHEVRDPLNSISTGLEWLAFSLAEDASEHQTVAALQQDVERLDHLVKHLLEYSRTRTLHLKPLDVGALVESLLRRWERRFKRYRIETTFYVARDVPPALGDRLSLEQIFVNLIDNAIKAVRDQPGERFVGIKVSRATSENGVGWVEVAVTDNGPGFTDEVARHIFEPFYTTRKDGFGLGLSITKQLVTAHRGNIEAFSYPGGGTVFRVRLRAVEKG encoded by the coding sequence ATGGTGATGCGTCTGCTGTCTTCCCCAGCGGGTGTGCCCCCGGCCCTGGTCGCCTTGCTGGAACACGTCGGGCTGCCCGCCATTCTGGTGGCTGGACGAGGCTCTCGTATCGTGGCTGGCAACCTTGAGGCCAGTCGCCAGAGTGGTTATTCGCGCGAGGGGTTGAGCCGCCTGGGATGGGAGCAACTTTTCCCCGAAATCTCGTGGGAAATGCTGGCGGAACTCGAAGGGCGGGAAATCGTCACTTTTTTGCAGCGGCGTGATGGCAGCAGCCGACAGATTAGTTGTGAGGCAAGCAGGTTGGGTGAAAAGGGGGATCTTTGGCTGGTGACTTTTACCCTTCCTGCCGGGCGGGGGGAAAAGGTTGAGGTGAGGGAAAGTGTGCTCGAGCGGGTGATTCGTCAAAGCGTGGAAGGCTTGGAAGACGACGACCCCGACGCCATGCTGGAGCGGCTTTTGATGGAAATTAGCCGTATTGTGCAATCGGCGTGGGGGGCTTTGTATCTTCTGGAGTCGCCGGCGTATCGGTTGCGCAGCAGAGTAGGGGCTGCCCCTGAGTTGCCGCTGATTTTACCCCTGCAAGATAGCGAACAGTTTAAGCAGCCTCACCGTTTTGGCCCTACAGAAGTGGCCGCTACGGCATTGCACGCGGTGGTGCGCACAGCCGAAGCACCTTACATCATTGCAGCGCCGTTAGGACAGGGGCAGGCTTTGGAAGGGTTTGTGGTGTTTGGGTATGTGCAGCAGCCGCCTGCGGGTATGTTGCGCAGGGTGGCAATCTTGGCGCGTGGGTTGCGTCAGGTGATGCTTTGTCGTTTGCACAGCCACCGGGCGCGAGAAGAGGAATTGCGAGCCCGACAGGTATGGGGGGTCACGCGGGTGCTGTTGCAACATGCCTATGAGGGCATTTTGATCTTTGACGACGAATTGCGCCTGCGCGGCCTCAGCCACGCCGCGGAAGCGTTGCTGGGCTATGAGCAGAAGGAAATTATAGGCGCGGCTTTCGCGGATTTGCTGGTGGGTGAGGTTGCTTTGGAAACCGCAGCGCGGCATGCTTTGGCATTGAACCAGCCGCAGGCCATAGGCGCTCATTTGTTGCGCCGCGACGGTGCCGAATTCCCCGTGGAAGTGCGCTTGGTGCCGTGCGTTCCCGATGGCGACGACCGACCGCAGGGGCTGGTAGTGTTGCTCCAAGACTTGAGCAAGGAAGAGCAATATCGCTTGCAAACCCAGCGGTTGATGTGGCGGGCTATGTTGGGAGACGTGCTGGCAAGTTTCGCTCATGAGGTGCGTGACCCGCTCAACAGCATCAGCACGGGCCTGGAGTGGTTGGCGTTTTCGCTGGCCGAAGATGCTTCAGAACATCAAACGGTAGCCGCTTTGCAGCAAGACGTGGAACGTTTGGACCACCTTGTGAAGCATTTGTTGGAATACAGCCGTACTCGTACCCTGCACCTCAAACCATTGGACGTTGGGGCGTTGGTGGAAAGCCTTTTGCGCCGTTGGGAGCGGCGCTTTAAGCGCTATCGCATTGAAACCACGTTTTACGTGGCGCGAGACGTCCCACCGGCCTTGGGCGATCGGCTTTCTTTGGAGCAGATTTTCGTGAACCTGATCGACAACGCGATCAAGGCCGTCAGGGACCAGCCGGGAGAGCGTTTTGTAGGCATCAAAGTAAGTCGCGCGACTTCTGAAAATGGCGTCGGGTGGGTCGAAGTTGCAGTGACCGATAATGGGCCTGGGTTTACCGATGAAGTAGCCCGGCACATTTTTGAGCCTTTTTACACCACCCGAAAAGATGGTTTTGGCCTGGGGCTTTCCATCACCAAACAACTCGTTACAGCACATCGCGGTAACATCGAGGCGTTTAGCTATCCGGGCGGGGGGACGGTGTTCCGCGTGCGATTACGCGCAGTGGAGAAGGGTTGA